In Rhizobium sp. WYJ-E13, the following are encoded in one genomic region:
- a CDS encoding aldehyde dehydrogenase family protein: MLTSQEKDIVRPQIPANLIDTQAIAGRVYVTGRYRQAIAGQLDVLEKATGTRLFAAGQATAADVDDAASSAKIAQLKWAATPGPERGDILRRFASLCQQHAEEIIEWVVRETGAIRGKGVFEVELSAREALEAVTLATKPLGELLSRNGARESRFERVPVGTVGVITPWNSPMILAVRSVLPALALGNAVIVKPDPQTPVTGGFMLAQLLHEAGLPDGLFHVLPGAADVGEALVRHPGVPMICFTGSTQVGRHIGAVAGGLLKRVSLELGGKNAFIVCDDADLNRAAMAGAFGNFFHQGQICFTIGRHLIGETVYAGYVDRLVERAGRLKVGDPFRDAVQLGPMINEKQAARAQDLVERSVAMGARVLTGGRRCGLFFEPTVVEVQPGMPLFDEEIFAPIAAVMPVRDDEQAIALANATEYGLVAAIQSSSQQRAEAISSKLATGIVHINDQPVVHEVYGPIGGIGASGNGARTGLPAWEHEFTHMKWITRHSVSPNYPF, encoded by the coding sequence ATGTTGACATCACAGGAAAAGGACATTGTGCGCCCGCAGATACCTGCAAATCTGATCGATACCCAGGCGATTGCGGGCCGGGTCTACGTCACAGGGCGTTACAGGCAGGCGATCGCGGGACAGCTCGATGTACTGGAGAAAGCAACGGGTACCAGACTGTTTGCAGCCGGTCAGGCGACCGCAGCCGATGTGGACGACGCTGCATCAAGCGCCAAGATTGCCCAGCTCAAATGGGCCGCCACACCCGGTCCCGAACGGGGAGACATCCTTCGGCGCTTTGCGAGCCTGTGTCAGCAGCACGCTGAAGAGATCATCGAATGGGTTGTTCGTGAGACCGGCGCGATCCGGGGCAAGGGAGTGTTTGAGGTCGAACTGTCGGCGCGTGAAGCTTTGGAGGCGGTCACGCTTGCAACCAAACCCTTGGGCGAACTCCTGTCACGCAATGGAGCGCGCGAGTCCCGCTTTGAACGGGTGCCGGTTGGTACGGTCGGCGTCATCACGCCGTGGAATTCGCCGATGATCCTGGCGGTTCGCTCGGTGCTTCCGGCGCTGGCGCTCGGGAACGCGGTGATCGTCAAACCCGATCCACAGACGCCTGTGACCGGCGGCTTCATGCTGGCACAGTTGCTGCACGAAGCCGGCTTGCCGGATGGGCTCTTTCACGTGCTGCCTGGCGCAGCCGATGTTGGCGAGGCGCTTGTTCGCCATCCCGGCGTCCCTATGATTTGCTTTACCGGCTCCACGCAGGTCGGAAGGCATATCGGGGCCGTTGCGGGCGGCTTGCTCAAGCGCGTTTCGCTCGAACTGGGCGGAAAAAACGCCTTCATCGTCTGCGACGACGCCGATCTCAACCGGGCTGCGATGGCTGGCGCCTTTGGCAACTTCTTTCACCAGGGCCAGATTTGTTTCACCATTGGTCGCCATCTGATAGGCGAAACCGTCTATGCGGGATATGTCGACCGTCTTGTCGAACGCGCGGGCCGGCTCAAGGTTGGCGACCCCTTCCGAGACGCGGTCCAGCTTGGGCCGATGATCAATGAAAAACAGGCGGCAAGGGCGCAAGACCTTGTTGAGCGCAGCGTCGCGATGGGCGCCAGGGTGCTGACGGGCGGCCGGCGCTGCGGACTTTTCTTCGAGCCAACCGTTGTCGAGGTGCAACCAGGCATGCCATTGTTCGACGAGGAAATCTTCGCTCCGATCGCAGCAGTCATGCCGGTTCGCGATGATGAGCAGGCAATCGCGCTCGCGAACGCCACCGAATACGGCCTCGTCGCCGCGATACAATCATCCTCGCAGCAGCGTGCAGAAGCAATCTCATCGAAGCTCGCGACGGGAATTGTCCACATCAATGACCAGCCGGTGGTGCATGAGGTTTATGGTCCGATCGGCGGCATCGGCGCATCAGGTAACGGCGCCCGTACCGGTCTGCCAGCCTGGGAACATGAATTCACCCACATGAAGTGGATCACCCGCCACTCCGTTTCTCCCAATTACCCGTTCTGA